Part of the Clostridia bacterium genome, CGGAGCGAGAAGTTTTCCGCGTTAAGCGCGGCAGTCAGTTCGTTTTTGTCAACTCCGGCCGCTTTGAGTTCGTTTTCATCAATTTTCCCGTCGCTGACGACCATTCTCGGCAGTGTTTTCGGAGGGGGAGTCGACGGATCCGCGGGGATAACGCTGATCTTTCCGTCCGTTTCCACTATCGCGAAAGCGACGTCTGCGAATGAGGCGCAGCCGCAGTTGCGTACCTCTCCGAGCAGGTCGTCGAGAGTGAAACGCAGACGAAGCAGATTATTCTGTACGACTGTACCGTTATCGATAACGACTATCGGCGAGCCGAGCGCGCGGCGTCGGAATCCCGCTGAACGCAGACTTATCGCCGAAACGGCAAGCTCGCAAATAACGAGCGTTATAAGCGGTATCAGCCCCTGCAAAAGCGGTATACCGGTGTTCGTTATCGGTATTGCGGCGAGGTCGGAAATAATTATCGTGATTATCAGCTCGCCCGGCTGAAGATCTCCGAGCTGTCGCTTGCCCATAAGCCGCATCGCGAGCATCAGCAGGGCGTATATAGTTATCGTGCGTATAAAAGAAACGAGCATTTTTCCGCCTCCCGTGCGTATTTTTCCCTCATATACGCTTCGATTATTCGGAAACAAGCCGCTTTTCGCTTCATAAAATGAGGCGAGGGGGCGAGAATATGAAGAAACGCCGCAGGCGCATAAGGATAGTGTTGTATGTCGCGCTGACCGCCGCCGCGCTGATGTTTCTCCGCGCGCGGCTGCGCCCGTATATTGCGTCGCTTGCAGAGATGGAGGGCAAGCGGCTCGGCGCCGATGCAATAACCAGAGGCGTCGTTCGTGTGTTTGCAGAGGATAAACCGGCGTACAGCGATGTGGTCACAGTGACTTACGCCGACGGCAAGGCAGTGTCGCTCCACGCGGACGCGGCGAAGCAGAACGCGCTTCGGCTTGCGGTCGGAGACGCTGTCGCGGACGAACTCGGCGAAAATCCGGCGTCAAGCGTGAAGGTGTCGCTCGGCAGTCTCGTGGGCGAGCTTTTCGCGGGCAGGGGAGTTTCGATGAAAGTAATACTCGATTCCGTCGGCACGGTCGACGTCGACTTTGCGAGTGAATTCGTTTCCGCCGGGATTAACCAGACACTCCACCGCATCACCATGAAGGTCGTCGTCAGCTTCACGATTCTCGCGGCGACTTATCGCGTCGATACGCAATCGACGTGTGCATTCAATCTCGCGGAAACCGTCATCGTCGGAGCAGTTCCGGAGAATTATACGGATATCGGACCGATATCCGAAGGCGAATACGGTAAATAATAAAAACTTACCTTAAAATTTCAGCCATATTTTGACATTTTTGTGTTGTAATTGCCTCGTCATGCGTGTATAATAATATATAAAGCGAAAGGATGTGAATCCATGACGTCACTGGCCGAAAACCGAAAAGTCAAGTTTTTAATCAATATCGCATTTATAGCGGTTTGCGTTGTGCTGGCATATTTCGGTCTGCGATATCTGCCGGGATTGTTTATGCCGTTCATCTTCGCGCTGTTCATCGTGCTTATCACGAATCCGCTTGTTAATTTCTGCGAGCGCAAGTTCAAGATCCCGCGCAAGATCGGCGGTCCGATAATAGTGATACTTGCGATCGGATTGATAGTTCTCCTGTTTTACTTTCTGATAACCGTCGTTCTCAGCGAGGCGACCGATCTCGTTAAAGATATCAGCCAGCTTGTAAAAAGCTTGCCGGAGAAGTGGGAAAAGATAATCGCTTCTTACGAAGCTTTCCTTGACAGGATAGCTCTTCCGACAGTCTTGCGCGATGCGTTTGATTTTAACAAACTTGTTTCGAACATGACGAAATCCCTGTCGGAGACGCTGGACGTGCAGAATATAGTGTCCGGCATAGTATCCAACGCGTCGGCGTTCCTATTCGGATTCTTTATTATGGTAGTCGCGACAGTGCTGCTCAGCGCGGATTACGTCCGCATTAGAGCGTTCGTGATGCGACAGCTTTCGCCGCGGTATCAAAAGACGATGCTGAACGTCAAGGTGTTTATGAAGACGACGGTCTGGGGCTACATCAAGACTTATGCGATTATTTTTGCTTTCTACTTTGTTGCAATGATGGGATTGTTCTTGATACTGAAGGTGGATCATGCGGTGCTGATTTCTTTCCTGATCGCGCTGGTTGATCTGCTGCCGGTATTGGGACTCGGCATCGTTTTCATTCCGTGGTCGATAATCAGCATTATCGGCGGAGATGTCTGGTTCGGCA contains:
- the ytvI gene encoding sporulation integral membrane protein YtvI, with protein sequence MLAYFGLRYLPGLFMPFIFALFIVLITNPLVNFCERKFKIPRKIGGPIIVILAIGLIVLLFYFLITVVLSEATDLVKDISQLVKSLPEKWEKIIASYEAFLDRIALPTVLRDAFDFNKLVSNMTKSLSETLDVQNIVSGIVSNASAFLFGFFIMVVATVLLSADYVRIRAFVMRQLSPRYQKTMLNVKVFMKTTVWGYIKTYAIIFAFYFVAMMGLFLILKVDHAVLISFLIALVDLLPVLGLGIVFIPWSIISIIGGDVWFGIALIVAYVVLTFVRNLIEPKLIGKQVGIHPFVALLALYLGLKLFGIIGVFVLPLSVILLKSEHDAGRLHLWK
- a CDS encoding DUF421 domain-containing protein is translated as MLVSFIRTITIYALLMLAMRLMGKRQLGDLQPGELIITIIISDLAAIPITNTGIPLLQGLIPLITLVICELAVSAISLRSAGFRRRALGSPIVVIDNGTVVQNNLLRLRFTLDDLLGEVRNCGCASFADVAFAIVETDGKISVIPADPSTPPPKTLPRMVVSDGKIDENELKAAGVDKNELTAALNAENFSLRDVFYCFCLGGGEFEIVGRDAK